In the Centroberyx gerrardi isolate f3 chromosome 9, fCenGer3.hap1.cur.20231027, whole genome shotgun sequence genome, one interval contains:
- the prrc2c gene encoding protein PRRC2C isoform X1, with translation MSEKSGQSTKAKDGKTKYATLSLFNTYKGKSLETQKTAVAARHGLQSLGKVAVSRRMPPPANLPSLKAENKGNDPNVNIVPKDGSGWASRTEAGEERQQETPPPQTKPPVIQPQEIPVGGGRSWANSKQAQLDGAPRVSSHFHQEFPSLQAAGEGEKGDGQEEEPYGPGPSLRPQNVGSWREGGGRNLNAAPSPPEMDSKPPEEGSTSLGTSSPPEEAEEPGRTLTSDGQREKRDGKERLPPSGPPQPKLNGGQQPPAGVPPHFHPPFRSMMPPYMFHAYPRMSFAPGQGNFRYPVPQDGAKGPRPGRPQQGPPQSWLQDPDRPSIISATELKELDNLDTEADEGWAGAQMEVDYTEKLNFSDDEENQAAKEKGENWEWMGKVERMRSRPSDGQEGWKDGSEDRGGSWADGVDPRAPSPGSIGQHNKLAAPQDYQGGGRSVGGGAPRGTKPPATAPPGGEEDSDAWRQKRKKPSELSEAVERARRRREEEEKRMEEQRLAACAEKLKRLNEKHRPATESKPTPAETPNDEAGVVREETPPLSAPAPVSSPASSMPISQPQAPIIQAPLPDRERERVERDRERIERERERVEPSAEEEVHFVPRQPSSPVQRPVAVTPEPRSEGEGSLAEVGPLVEESQADRTTMPIRDYFNVDDNRVDEPHLSLPRMDPPSGEEVPVAPPELEGEAGAAMRPALTSGYSKQFQKSLPPRFLRQQEQMKQQQWQQQQQQSGGSVSPSGGGGVPATQQQQQQQHRSMYQPMGPHHQHLASMGFDPRWLMMQSYMDPRMMSGRPPMDMPPNMHPGRMPPKQIVRREPGDNSSSSSDSFDHLTRPIRDHGLPSESRMVWGSDPYPQSEPLPSVTPPKGRDDNKEPRLDSVLDLDRGLPAMYPQDHSALDSRKSDFFRDPTESLSTFSQGPEDAPGPLDRAPVGSGFDPEEPGLPSGEEVEALGQAMLQRSVSQGSSHSLKLDEPRFDGLPLGTKSLELQDTGERAEDKARNEPYSQAAVTSNRATPPADGLHKQEKLPLPAPSKQKAELRWGGRSGAGRREGPGGERPVRRSGPIKKPVLRDMKEEREQREEREKRHERGERGERPKKDLAAKAPSAAAAVSEGSRPQGEGKREAVEVEETPSGPQRARDSQPSSGAPTSSSQEEKPDKPPSNDKHPEPKLPSRKESNLPPRAYRREEREREREREREMDRDRDRDRDRERDWPADSSFKGRGRGEYYSRGRSYRGTYGGRGRGSRGRSRGEYPYREPRSRSDLPAAGGAAAFRNREESETRSESSDFEVMPKRRRRRGSDTDSESEGGRESASDTGPSDREPSTKPSRPLRRELPGEARSGPHKPGFGPPHMGEKVGSRGDDESRPKPGFLPKGEPSRRGRGGLYSRRGGARERGGPRSAPLRRPTARESSSQWPSKPMETFRPEDTESTSSRYDNPPNDRRPPKYEGKKFGDGAPQSSRERPRRPRPARPPRQDKPPRFRRLKEREAAVLAGGETAPSPPAPLPPVPAAAVPGSAPAPISLSPTLSRAPGTPVTVPAEVGATVPAPDLPSPIEAPLPETSSPTITAIGTKSPDLSNQNSSDQANEEWETASESSDFNERREREERRGALEAANAAAAASAPVPAPPQGSVTPSKTPPEGGVTPKREGAPAAKRSFSSQRPTERQNRRGNSGAKPGRSYTGGKGERRGGAKTGRRGPASQQNLEGTTAAAGGASQRPAKDQPSRRKDEAKQAAKKPKENALSQFDLNNYASVVIIDDHPEVTTTEDPQSSANDDGFTEVVSRKQQKRLQDEEKRKKEEQTTQNWGKKGSGEKGRGGGGKLPPRFAKKQSSQQQQQQQQQQQQQASQPQPPVAPASQAQPQPPISAPQHPHPAPSQPAASPQTLEGTVAPMPSIPPATVDFTSKSLPPAPTQTHSTLGTELWENKVAGPTVLPDVKKLGPISPPQPPPVSAWNKPLTSFTGTVSSEGVKPGAEGSVELAIDSIQFGAPSSAGSTDSDGVPALLEAGPDNKLPAPKEQRQKQPRAGPIKTQKLPEMEPVETKEYKPGPIGKERSLKNRKAKDARGGEGEGMEGGVPGGGVSRATDSSPPTSDATVPELGGDIEGMITVPSAEYTSNSKESVTDYTTPSSSLADSVPTGGSKMEESLVANVALPHSLPLPRRETLQQTSSLSTVSPATVDLTLKMESARKAWENSPSLVEKNSPATSSSSPITSCASSYSSFSSASMPQIPVASVTPSTSLSGSGTYTTSSLSTKTTTASDPPNICKVKPQQLQGGGLSSSSSSSSSSSFSQLGCVPPLLPQQQQTPQVYVSQSAAGSAAQIPAFYMDTSHLFSTPHPRLAPPSLAQQQGFQPGLSQPTAVQQIPIPIYAPLQGQPQHQHTHQAQLGLSTGPPVSQPQDLFSSSLQPYSLSLTLSSLRSQQAFMQSSLSQPSMMLSGPSLHSYPGVQGPELGKPQSNLAYQQPSSTQHIPILFEPQLNQPSGMGGSQLIDTHLLQARQGMNQHSNMYSGQVQQHGQSSYYSNTQSPSSAMQQVTVPLPGSQLSLPNFGSGGGQPLLALPPTPPQAQPPSINRQPPVSQPYRGIMGPSHNMMQPPTSKMDMDLKLFGSGMDVKPGTPPVSARSTTPTSSPYRASSTSPSSQSSKMNSMLYQKQFQPSSAGMRMTQHFPGQFNPQILSQPNIVSPLVRPPHANSFAGGVQRSPMGPPMSPNVGGGLMPHPRPQHPQHSQHPPRGPPGPSLAPRGTQAALKAEQDLKAKQRAEVLQSTHKFFSEQQQQQQQQQQQQLKAPQVSKASRLDQVGKPPLDPLAPNHQAGGDRPESDRPPLSAGKPIRTGPIKPQAIKPEEGK, from the exons ATGTCCGAGAAGTCAGGGCAGAGCACCAAGGCAAAGGATGGCAAAACAAAGTATGCGACCCTTAGCCTCTTCAACACCTACAAGGGCAAATCTCTGGAAACCCAGAAAACTGCAG TGGCTGCCAGACATGGGCTCCAGAGTTTGGGCAAAGTTGCTGTCAGCCGGCGCATGCCGCCTCCGGCCAACCTGCCCAGTCTGAAGGCAGAGAACAAGGGCAACGACCCCAACGTCAACATCGTCCCCAAGGACGGCAGTGGCTGGGCATCTCGAACTGAGGCGGGGGAAGAGAG GCAACAGgagacccccccaccccagacCAAACCACCAGTGATCCAGCCACAGGAGATTCCTGTAGGGGGCGGCCGCTCTTGGGCCAACAGCAAGCAGGCACAGCTAGACG GAGCACCTCGTGTGAGCAGCCACTTCCACCAGGAGTTTCCCAGCCTGCAGGCTGCCggtgagggggagaaaggagacgGTCAAGAGGAGGAGCCTTATGGACCTGGTCCCAGCCTCAGGCCTCAAA ATGTTGGCAGTTGGCGTGAGGGAGGGGGCAGGAATCTGAACGCTGCACCTAGCCCCCCTGAAATGGACAGCAAGCCACCGGAGGAGGGTAGTACAAGCCTCGGTACCTCCTCGCCgcctgaggaggctgaggagccGGGCCGAACCCTAACCAGCGACGgccagagggagaagagagatggCAAGGAGAGGCTGCCTCCTTCTGGCCCTCCTCAGCCTAAACTCAACGGGGGGCAGCAGCCTCCTGCTGGGGTGCCACCACACTTCCACCCTCCTTTCAGGAGCATGATGCCACCATAT ATGTTCCACGCCTATCCTCGAATGTCCTTTGCCCCAGGGCAAGGAAACTTCAGATATCCTGTGCCGCAAGATGGAGCCAA GGGTCCTCGGCCAGGGCGGCCTCAGCAGGGCCCCCCTCAGTCCTGGCTCCAGGACCCAGACAGACCTTCCATCATCAGCGCCACAGAGCTCAAGGAGCTGGACAACTTGGACACTGAAGCTGATGAGGGCTGGGCTG GAGCTCAGATGGAGGTGGACTACACCGAGAAACTCAACTTCAGCGATGATGAAGAGAACCAAGCTGctaaggagaaaggagaaaactg GGAGTGGATGGGTAAAGTGGAGCGGATGAGGTCCCGGCCATCAGACGGTCAGGAGGGCTGGAAGGATGGGTCTGAGGACCGCGGGGGCTCATGGGCCGACGGTGTAGACCCCAGAGCGCCATCTCCTGGCAGTATTGGGCAGCACAATAAATTAGCTGCTCCACAGGATTACCAG GGTGGTGGTCGCTCAGTGGGTGGTGGAGCTCCACGTGGGACCAAACCACCGGCCACAGCGCCACCTGGTGGCGAAGAGGACTCTGACGCTTGGCGACAGAAGCGCAAGAAGCCCTCAGAGCTTTCTGAAGCTGTAGAACGAGCCAgacggagaagagaggaggaagagaagcgGATGGAGGAACAGCGGCTCGCAGCCTGTGCTGAAAAACTTAAACGTCTCAACGAAAAACACCGCCCGGCAACTGAGAGCAAACCCACCCCTGCCGAGACCCCCAATGACGAGGCAGGAGTTGTTCGTGAGGAAACACCCCCATTATCAGCTCCTGCTCCAGTGTCCAGCCCTGCATCTTCAATGCCGATTTCACAACCCCAGGCCCCGATCATACAAGCTCCTCTaccagacagggagagagagagggtggagcgagacagggagaggatagagagagaaagagagagagtcgaaCCCAGTGCGGAAGAGGAGGTTCATTTTGTGCCTCGCCAACCCAGCTCCCCTGTCCAGAGACCTGTGGCCGTCACTCCAGAGCCtcggagtgagggagagggctccttggcagaggtggGCCCCCTGGTGGAGGAGAGCCAAGCGGACAGGACGACAATGCCTATCCGAGACTATTTTAACGTAGATGACAATAGAG TGGATGAACCCCACCTGTCTCTGCCTCGTATGGACCCACCCAGTGGTGAGGAAGTCCCTGTGGCACCCCCAGAactggagggagaggcaggggcCGCCATGCGTCCTGCTCTCACCTCAGGCTATTCCAAACAATTCCAGAAGTCTCTGCCTCCTCGTTTCCTCAGACAGCAG GAGCAGatgaagcagcaacagtggcaacagcagcagcagcagagtgggGGCTCTGTGTCTCCATCAGGTGGTGGTGGAGTCCCAGCTacccaacaacaacagcagcaacagcaccGCTCCATGTATCAGCCCATGGGCCCCCACCACCAGCACCTGGCCTCCATGGGGTTTGACCCCCGTTGGCTTATGATGCAGTCTTACATGGACCCTCGCATGATGTCAGGACGACCGCCCATGGATATGCCTCCTAACATGCATCCTG GGAGGATGCCTCCGAAGCAGATAGTGCGCAGGGAGCCAGGTGAcaactccagctccagctctgaCTCCTTTGACCACTTGACCCGACCTATTCGTGACCATGGCCTGCCCTCAGAGTCACGCATGGTATGGGGGTCTGACCCGTACCCGCAGTCAGAGCCCTTACCATCTGTCACTCCTCCTAAAGGACGGGACGATAACAAGGAGCCCAG GCTGGACTCTGTTTTGGATCTGGACAGGGGTCTCCCAGCCATGTACCCACAGGACCACAGTGCACTGGACTCTCGCAAAAGTGACTTCTTCCGGGACCCTACAGAGTCCCTGTCTACATTTTCCCAGGGTCCAGAGGATGCCCCGGGGCCTCTAGACAGGGCCCCTGTAGGCTCAGGGTTTGACCCTGAGGAGCCAGGCCTACCCAGTGGGGAAGAGGTGGAAGCCCTTGGTCAGGCCATGCTCCAGAGGAGTGTCTCCCAGGGCTCCAGCCACTCCCTCAAACTGGACGAGCCCAGGTTCGACGGGCTCCCCCTAGGAACAAAATCACTAGAGCTCCAGGACACGGGGGAGAGGGCTGAGGATAAGGCCCGCAATGAGCCCTACTCCCAGGCTGCAGTGACCAGCAACAGGGCTACACCTCCTGCTGATGGACTCCACAAACAAGAAAAGCTGCCTCTGCCTGCCCCTAGTAAGCAGAAAGCTGAGCTGCGCTGGGGTGGGAGATCTGGGGCCGGACGTAGGGAAGGACCAGGGGGAGAGAGACCTGTCCGCAGGTCTGGGCCAATAAAGAAACCTGTTCTGAGGGacatgaaagaggagagggagcagagggaggagagagagaaacgccacgagagaggagaaagaggagagaggccCAAAAAGGATCTGGCAGCAAAAGCTccttctgcagctgctgctgtgtctgaGGGCTCCAGGCCACAGggtgaggggaagagagaagctGTTGAGGTTGAGGAAACGCCCTCTGGCCCTCAGAGAGCCAGAGACTCCCAGCCTTCATCTGGGGCTCCCACTTCTTCCTCTCAAGAGGAGAAACCAGACAAACCACCCAGTAATGACAAGCACCCAGAACCCAAATTGCCCTCCAGGAAAGAATCCAACCTCCCTCCACGTGCCTACCgacgagaagagagagagagggaacgtgagcgggagagagaaatggacagggacagggacagggacagggatagagagagagactggcctGCTGACTCCAGTTTCAAGGGACGAGGTCGAGGGGAGTATTACTCCAGAGGACGGAGCTACCGAGGGACCTACGGTGGGCGGGGCAGGGGGAGTCGGGGTCGAAGCCGGGGGGAGTACCCTTACCGGGAGCCTCGATCACGCTCTGATCTACCTGCTGCTggaggtgctgctgctttccgcAACAGGGAGGAAAGTGAGACACGCAGTGAGAGCTCCGACTTTGAGGTCATGCCCAAACGCCGGCGGCGCCGTGGTTCTGACACAGATTCTGAGAGTGAAGGTGGGAGGGAGTCCGCCAGTGATACTGGGCCCTCAGACCGTGAGCCTAGCACCAAACCTAGTCGACCACTGAGACGAGAGCTACCTGGGGAGGCCCGGTCTGGCCCACACAAGCCGGGCTTTGGACCTCCTCACATGGGGGAGAAAGTTGGATCTAGAGGGGATGATGAAAGCAGGCCCAAACCAGGGTTCCTTCCTAAAGGAGAGCCTTCTCGGCGAGGTAGAGGGGGATTGTACAGTAGACGAGGAGGAGCAAGAGAGCGCGGAGGCCCTCGCTCAGCCCCTCTCAGGCGACCAACAGCCAGAGAGTCTTCTTCTCAGTGGCCCTCTAAACCCATGGAGACGTTCAGGCCTGAGGATACGGAGTCCACATCTTCAAGATACGACAATCCTCCCAACGACCGACGGCCCCCCAAATATGAGGGCAAGAAGTTTGGGGATGGGGCTCCTCAGAGTAGCAGAGAAAGGCCTCGTCGGCCCAGACCAGCACGGCCCCCCAGGCAAGACAAACCACCCCGCTTCCGACGGCTGAAGGAACGGGAGGCTGCAGTTTTGGCTGGTGGAGAAACGGCTCCCAGTCCCCCTGCACCTCTACCCCCagtgcctgctgctgctgtccctgGCTCTGCCCCTGCCCCCATCTCCCTGTCCCCAACCCTGTCAAGAGCTCCAGGAACCCCTGTCACCGTGCCTGCAGAAGTGGGGGCCACCGTGCCTGCCCCCGACCTGCCCTCCCCTATCGAAGCACCCTTGCCTGAGACTAGCAGCCCCACCATCACCGCCATCGGTACCAAGTCCCCTGACCTGTCCAACCAGAACTCTTCAGACCAAGCCAATGAGGAATGGGAAACTGCTTCTGAGAGCAGTGACTTCAATGAACggagggagcgagaggagaggaggggagcacTGGAGGCTGCTAATGCTGCAGCCGCCGCTTCTGCCCCTGTGCCCGCGCCCCCTCAGGGCTCTGTGACACCCAGTAAAACCCCTCCTGAGGGAGGGGTGACTCCAAAACGTGAAGGAGCTCCTGCAGCCAAGAGGAGTTTCTCGAGCCAGAGgcctacagagagacagaaccgTAGAGGGAACAGTGGAGCCAAACCAGGCCGCAGCTACACTGGGGGcaagggggagagaaggggaggagccaAAACTGGCCGCAGAGG CCCTGCATCCCAGCAGAACTTGGAGgggacaacagcagcagcaggtggagcaTCCCAGAGACCTGCTAAAGATCAACCTTCCCGTCGCAAAGACGAGGCCAAGCAGGCTGCCAAGAAGCCCAAGGAGAATGCTCTTTCTCAGTTTGACCTCAACAACTATGCCA GTGTTGTGATCATTGATGACCACCCAGAGGTCACCACCACAGAGGACCCCCAGTCCAGCGCTAACGACGACGGCTTCACGGAGGTGGTCTCCCGTAAGCAACAGAAACGCCTGCAAGACGAGGAGAAACGGAAAAAGGAGGAGCAGACAACTCAG AACTGGGGTAAGAAAGGCTCCGGTGAGAAAGGCAGAGGAGGTGGGGGAAAGCTGCCACCTAGATTTGCTAAAAAACAATCAtcgcaacagcaacaacagcaacagcagcagcagcagcagcaagcctCCCAGCCTCAGCCTCCTGTAGCTCCTGCCTCCCAGGCCCAGCCGCAGCCCCCAATCTCTGCCCCCCAGCATCCTCACCCTGCCCCCTCCCAGCCTGCTGCCTCCCCCCAGACTCTGGAAGGAACGGTGGCACCAATGCCCTCCATACCCCCTGCCACCGTGGACTTTACCTCTAAGAGCctaccccccgcccccacccagacacacagcacCCTGGGTACGGAACTGTGGGAGAACAAGGTAGCAGGCCCCACTGTCCTTCCCGATGTCAAGAAGC TTGGTCCAATCAGCCCTCCCCAGCCCCCTCCTGTGAGTGCCTGGAACAAACCTCTTACCTCCTTCACTGGGACGGTCTCCTCTGAG GGTGTGAAGCCTGGAGCAGAGGGCAGTGTGGAGCTGGCTATAGATAGTATCCAGTTTGGAGCACCATCGTCTGCAGGCAGCACTGACAGTGATGGAGTGCCAGCCTTGCTAGAAGCTGGACCTGACAACAAACTACCTGCTCCCaaagaacagagacagaaacagcctcGAGCGGGACCAATCAAAACACAGAAG CTTCCTGAGATGGAACCAGTGGAGACCAAGGAGTACAAGCCTGGTCCCATTGGTAAAGAGCGCTCTCTGAAGAACCGCAAGGCCAAAGACGCACGTGGAGGGGAAGGcgaagggatggaaggaggagtgCCTGGAGGAGGGGTCAGCAGAGCCACAGACTCCAGCCCTCCCACCAGTGATGCCACCGTACCGGAGCTGGGGGGCGATATTGAGGGCATGATCACTGTCCCTTCAGCAGAGTACACCAGCAACTCCAAG GAGTCCGTAACTGACTACaccaccccttcctcctccttggcTGATAGTGTTCCAACAGGAGGGAGCAAAATGGAAGAGAGCTTGGTGGCCAAT GTGGCGCTACCCCACTCCTTGCCCCTCCCGCGGAGAGAGACCCTGCAGCAGACCTCCAGCCTCAGCACCGTCTCCCCTGCTACTGTTGACCTCACACTGAAG ATGGAATCGGCTCGTAAGGCATGGGAGAACTCCCCAAGTCTGGTGGAAAAGAATTCTCCAGccacctcttcttcctcccccatCACCTCCTGCGCCTCCTCCTACTCTTCCTTCTCCTCGGCCTCCATGCCACAGATCCCTGTGGCCTCAGTTACCCCCAGCACCTCACTGTCAG GCTCTGGGACCTATACCACGTCGTCCCTGAGCACCAAGACCACCACGGCCTCTGACCCCCCGAACATCTGTAAGGTGAAGCCCCAGCAGCTGCAGGGTGGCGGCCTGTCCTCGtccagcagtagcagtagtagcagcagcttCTCCCAGCTGGGCTGTGTGCCTCCCCTcctgccacagcagcagcagaccccGCAGGTCTACGTCTCCCAGTCTGCAGCAG GTTCTGCAGCCCAGATTCCAGCCTTCTACATGGACACTAGCCACCTTTTCAGCACCCCCCACCCTCGCTTGGCTCCGCCCTCCCTGGCGCAGCAGCAAGGCTTCCAGCCTGGCCTCTCTCAG CCAACAGCGGTGCAGCAGATTCCTATCCCTATCTACGCCCCTCTGCAAGGGCAACCTCAGCACCAACATACACACCAGGCCCAGCTAGGACTCAGCACTGGACCTCCAGTCTCCCAGCCACAGGACCTGTTCAGCTCCTCGCTGCAGCCTTACAG CCTTTCTctaactctgtcctctctcagGTCTCAGCAGGCGTTCATGCAGAGCAGCCTATCCCAGCCATCCATGATGCTGTCAGGACCCTCGCTGCACAGCTATCCCGGTGTGCAGGGTCCTGAACTGGGCAAGCCTCAGTCCAACCTGGCCTATCAGCagccctcctccacccagcaCATTCCTATTCTGTTTGAGCCCCAGCTCAACCAACCCTCTGGCATGGGAGGCTCTCAGCTTATTGACACACACTTACTGCAG GCTCGACAGGGGATGAATCAGCATTCAAACATGTACTCAGGGCAGGTGCAACAACACGGCCAGAGTAGCTACTACAGCAACACCCAGTCCCCCAGCTCTGCAATGCAACAG GTGACAGTCCCTCTGCCCGGTTCCCAGCTGTCCCTGCCAAACTTTGGTTCAGGGGGAGGCCAGCCCCTCCTGGCgctgccccccacccctccccaggCCCAGCCCCCCAGCATCAACCGACAGCCCCCAGTCTCCCAGCCATACCGGGGCATCATGGGCCCCAGCCACAACATGATGCAGCCTCCCACCAGCAAG ATGGATATGGATCTGAAGCTGTTCGGCAGTGGGATGGATGTGAAGCCTGGAACTCCTCCTGTCAGCGCCAGGAGCACGACACCCACCTCCAGCCCTTACAG ggCCAGCTCCACCTCCCCCAGTAGCCAGTCCAGTAAGATGAACAGTATGCTGTACCAGAAACAGTTTCAGCCCAGCTCTGCTGGCATGAGAATGACACAACACTTCCCTGGCCAGTTCAACCCACAG ATTCTGTCCCAGCCCAACATTGTCTCCCCTCTGGTGCGACCTCCTCATGCTAACTCATTTGCTGGAGGTGTCCAGCGCTCTCCCATGGGCCCCCCCATGTCTCCCAATGTGGGTGGCGGTCTGATGCCTCATCCCCGACCCCAGCACCCACAGCACAGCCAGCACCCTCCCCGAGGCCCCCCCGGGCCCTCGCTCGCACCCAGAGGCACACAGGCGGCTCTGAAGGCAGAGCAGGACCTCAAG GCAAAGCAGAGGGCTGAGGTGCTCCAGTCCACTCATAAGTTCTTCTcagagcagcaacagcagcagcagcaacaacagcagcagcaactcaAGGCCCCACAAGTCAGCAAAGCGTCTCGCCTTGATCAGGTTGGAAAGCCCCCCCTCGATCCCTTGGCCCCTAACCACCAGGCAGGGGGGGACCGCCCAGAGTCTGACAGACCCCCCCTCTCCGCGGGCAAGCCCATACGGACTGGCCCCATAAAACCCCAGGCCATCAAACCAGAGGAGGGCAAGTAA